The DNA segment TCTACAAAATAGTCAACCCATTTAAAACCATTTAGTTTCACATAATTATCTTTGCCATATAAAAATAGTGACTAAGTTTAGGAAATAACAGGAAACAATCATACACACTGAGGCATATAGGAAATTACAACACCTGGTCTCAAAACAtttgattaattaaaaatattaatatcaaaaatattaatatattctgaGTTGTCACTCTTTAAGTTAGCCAAATATCACCTTCCAATCGtaactaaatttaaaaacctTGTAATTAATTAAATCTTGAGTGTGGATGGCTAAATTCAGACATTAGAAGCCCCAAAATCTCAAAGCTACCTGGACAAtagtctttgtttcatttttttttcttcaggtatATAGACACTGAGAAACACAAAGGGCTTGAATATTGGTACATATGTATATTAAAAGAGATACATCTTTAAGAATTTCTATCAGAGAGGAGTATCCAACATTTTGTTTTAACGAGAAACATGCCCAGTATGTGAGATTTCAGCCTTTAGCAACATCTGTAAGTTTTTAATAACATTATATTCCAGTGCTGAATTCACTCCTGCCTAGTATTTTCAGTTTCCTTAGAGCAAGGGTCCCTATGGAAAAAATGACCAGCTAGGAACAGAATTCTTGAGGAGAGATTTCACAGTGAATATTGAAAATCATTAAGTACActggaaatatatatgtaaaggGTAATTAGGTTAATTTCCAAAAATAGTCAAGATCAATCTGAATTTCTTGGATTGTGCATGAGAACTCTTCCTGAAACTTAAAACCTTACCAAACAGTCTCCTCATTGCCATCTTCATCTCTTTGTTTCTAAATGTATAGATAATAGGATTCATAAAAGGAGTAATTAGAACATCAAAGATGGCTAAAAATTTATCTATGGGTAAGGTAGGGAATGGCCACACATAGACAATAATGCAAGGGCCAAAGAAAAAAACTACCACAGTGATGTGAGCTGAGAGGGTAGAAAGGGCCTTGGATGAACCACCTGAGGAGTGTTTGCGAACCGTGACCAGGATGAAGATGTAAGACACCATCAGGATACAGAAGGTGCCCATGGAGATGAAGCCACTGTTGGCAGTGACCAGAAACTCCAGCCTATACATGTCTGTACATGCAAGTTTGATGAACCGAGGAAAATCACAGTAAAAGCTATCCATTTCACTGGGGCCACAAAAGGGTAAATTGACAACAAAAGCCAGCTGGGCCACAGAGTGGATGAGTCCAATGGTCCAAGCAACAGCCAGAAGAGAAGTGCACATTCTAAGGCTCATGATGGTCAGGTAGTGGAGCGGCTTACAGATAGCAACGTACCGGTCATAGGCCATGACTATGAGCAGCACCATCTCTGCACCCCCGACAGTGTGAATAAAGAACATCTGAGTGACGCAGCCTCTCAAGGAGATGACTTTGTGTCTTCTGAAAAGGTCAGAAATCATCTTTGGGGTTGCAATGCTGGAAACACCTGTGTCAATGAAGGAGAGATTGGCCAACAAAAAGTACATGGGCGAATGTAAATGGTGGTCTGAGAGAATTGTGAGCACAATGAGAAGGTTTCCCAACATACTCGCTATATAAAATActgtgaaaaatagaaaaagaagaatctgGATCTCCCAAGAACTGGTGAGTCCCTGCAGCAAAaattcagacaccactgagcgatttCCTCCATCCATCAACTTCATGCACAAGGCTGACCCTGAGGTTAACTAA comes from the Budorcas taxicolor isolate Tak-1 chromosome 10, Takin1.1, whole genome shotgun sequence genome and includes:
- the LOC128054786 gene encoding olfactory receptor 4F3/4F16/4F29-like; its protein translation is MKLMDGGNRSVVSEFLLQGLTSSWEIQILLFLFFTVFYIASMLGNLLIVLTILSDHHLHSPMYFLLANLSFIDTGVSSIATPKMISDLFRRHKVISLRGCVTQMFFIHTVGGAEMVLLIVMAYDRYVAICKPLHYLTIMSLRMCTSLLAVAWTIGLIHSVAQLAFVVNLPFCGPSEMDSFYCDFPRFIKLACTDMYRLEFLVTANSGFISMGTFCILMVSYIFILVTVRKHSSGGSSKALSTLSAHITVVVFFFGPCIIVYVWPFPTLPIDKFLAIFDVLITPFMNPIIYTFRNKEMKMAMRRLFGKVLSFRKSSHAQSKKFRLILTIFGN